GGATACCGACGTAGCGGTGAAGTGAAATGAGTGTACAGAGGAACTGCCAACCCATAGTGACCCCAatcattttctttgtctttcaATTCCCCACTACAAAAATAAGCAGCCAGTTGCATTGGCTTTGTAGCATAATTCATGAGAATATTGAACAGAACGCAATCATCCTTGAGCTCTTCCCTGATTTTCTCTAATGAAAGTTGGAACTGACCAGAAGAAGATGTATCCAATTCTAGACCATGCTTGGAACAAAATGCTTCAAATTCCCTGAGTTTGCGCAGGTTAGGTTCCGGGTGCCTACGCAGTAATGCACTATCAGGAAAAGCTCTAGATATCACTTCAGCCGCTGTTCTATTTGCTAAAAGCATAAACTCCTCCACAAGAAAATTTGATTCCTTCTGTTCAGAATGCATGCTATCATACGGAACTCCATATTCATCAAACAGAATAACAACTTTAGAACTCTCAAGCTGAAGAGCCCCATCACTAAACCTCCTCTCCTTCAAAATTCTGGAAATTTTGTGAAGATCTTTTACAGACCTAAGTACATCAAACCATTCAAAATGGCCATGCAACTGAGGACGACCATTTCCTGGAATGTCCACACTTTCCAAATTAAATTTCCCATCAATAATGTCTTGAGCATGTTCATAAGAAAGCTTGCAACATGATCTTATCACAGTGCGGCCAATCCATCGGTCAACAACATCCCCAGCATGATTCATGtccaagaaaattgaaaatgcaagtcTCTCTATTCCTGGGTTAAGCGAACCAACATTCTCTGAAAGCAAAGGAGGTAGCATTGGTAATTTCCTCCGTGACATATACACACTTGTTGATCTAGATTGAGCTTCTTCATCTAAGGGTGTGCCAGGTAAAACAAAATGTGACACATCAGCAATGTGGATACCAACTCTGTAAATTCCATTGGATAATTTATCAACTGAGAGAGCATCATCTAGATCAGTGGCAGTAGAAGGGTCGATAGTAAATATGCACAAGTTTCGGAGATCCCTCCTAGTTTGGAATTCCTCCTGAGGCACCTCCCAGGGGAGATGAGGAAGGCAGGAAAGTGATTCAGGAGAAAACTCAGATGAATTAATtgcattttgaaataaaattgctTCAATTTGGGGCTGTAATTCACATCCCCGCCCAAAAGCATTCAAGATGACAGCTTGGGGAGCAGAACTTTCTTCATCCCATTCATCAATTCGCGCAGCAAACAACTCCATTTCGATTGTTTCATCACCATTCTCCAATCTTTTCTTGATTGAATCAGGAAGGTTTCTCACAAGGACCACCATTTTTGGAAATCTTGGGTCAATTGGGGTCATCTGGATGTACTCATGGTTAGAAAATGAcgaatttttgttctttctcatGTCTTTTCTGCAAAACTCCCTGTAAGAAATCCACTGTTTTACATTAAGAAAACCAACAATAGCATCTCTACGAGGAGACCTTTCAACGATAGCAACAACCCTGCCAGTTGGTCGTTTTGAAGGGAATGAATTGATCATGGCACACAGCCTCTCTACTGAAAGTCTAACTTCATTCTGCTCAGGAGAACCTGCTTGTATAGAATCTGAAGGCAAGGGGTACCTTCCAGCAACATGATCATAACTTGATTGTCCAATTGGCCCTGAATGAAAAGATTCACCCACAGATTCCTCAGGTCGTGATCCCCTCTCAGGAAGCAGGCTACTTCGATCATTACCATACAAATAAACCTCATCTACCTTAGCTTTACCTTTGCAGTTATAACCTGCAACCACATTATTTTCTAGTTGCAAATTAAAATCATCCAACGGTGCAGAACTGGTACAAGTTCCAGCTGACCCTTTCATCCTAGTCCATAACGGTAAGGGATCAACCTTAACCACCACAATGTCTCCTTCCACCTACATATAAGAAGTCAATACAAAGCAATTATGAACTGCACTCCccacccaaaaaacaaaaaaaacaaaaaaagggaatGTTACAATAACATTACAAGCCAGCTAAAAGCAAACGAGCCAAAAGTTCTTCTAGTGAAGACACAGAATGTGAGAGATAATAATTCCACTTACAGCTCTATTCTGCTCAGCAAGTCCGTCAATGAGAACATCTGTTGGTACTCCATCAACTTTGCAATAGGCCTACCAGCACAGAGCACAGTATGCATATTATCCACCGAGGAAGTTATGAATGAGGAGCATTGAGAAATCTTAAGCCCACACTGCATCTCCATATACAAGATGAGAAAGAAATAAGATAACAAACCTCATGTCTGTTGTGTGCATTGACTCTAAACAGAGCTTTAAAAGCTTCACCTTTctgaaaaataagataaaaatgAGTCACGGTAAGTACTTTCTTCAGCAACAGAGGTCCATTCACCTACAAATAGAATCATATACAACGAGCAAGCAACACAGGAATCGTGTCATTAAGACCTAATAAATTTACCTCTATAGCGTCATTAGTAGCCTCCATAGACCAGTGTGGAGTAAAGTATTTTCTTGGAGCATAACGTTCAATGTGATGAGGGAAATCCTTTAGTATAAATATTCCAGGTGATTCTCCACAAGCCACTGATTCGGGACAAGAATTTGCACACACTCTTTGACCAGGATCACATGGGAGAGAATGTTGATTTTCCAAACTTTGCACATCCTCAGGATTTTCTTGTTCATTGATGTGCAATGTTGGCAATGAACTGAAGGGAAAATTAGATGCTTTGATCATTCCATGCTCATATGGAGGATGCAGGACAAACTGATGTTGCTTCAAGGGTGTGGTTACATGATCAGACGTTCTTCCATTTCCCAAGCACTCAGAAACTTCACTGCGTATTTCATTTGCTGAATTAGATGCTGCTATTAACAAGAGGGGAAAACCAAACATGAAAGTCAGCACCAATGAACACACACAACAGAGAAAGTAGACACACAAAGATCAAATCACGACAGTGCATTATAGGAGCAAAAGAAACACCGCATTAAAAGGgtaagaaaagagaaaaagcaaaCTATAACAATATTCATAAAGATATTCACCACTAAGAACTATATGTGACTTATTCAGCATAATGACAACTTATTCAGtaaaataaagatgaaaagaacaaaataagaaattatgCTTTTTAAgcaaaaatatcagaaaaatacTTGAACTTAGAATTCAGAGAGCACTAGATATCTCCATCAAAGTCCAAATTGATCCAATCAGGTAGTGATTACCTTAGAATTTGCAGGATAATCCCACTCCTTGACTAGGATTTAGATTACCCAGCAGCTAAACAGCACCAATAGGTTACTGACAGAAGCATAAACATAAAGAGACAAAAACACGAAAATACTAATACCCACATTAATcaatttttctgtttaaacCAAGTCAAGACTGAGTTTGTACCTTCAAAACTCAGTGACACAAAACCAGTAATTCAGAAATGAAACTTGCTCAGTGTGCTTATTGTATATCCGAAAACCAAtgaaataggaaaaaagaaaaaagaaaaagggaaattaaTCAAAGTACCTGAGGTGGAAGAGTTTTGTTTAGATCGGCGACGgcgctgcttcttcttcttctccttctcgcCATCTTCAACCCTGTCAACCACGGCTTGTACAACCGCGCCTTTCATAATTTCtagaacaaaaataacaaaaaccaaatCTCCGAAAGAACCCAGaaacgaaaaacaaaacaaaagcaaataagATTGAAAGGAAGCTTTGAAAAACACGAAAGAAGATCTTTTTCAGAAAGATCTGAGATAGAATTTTGAGGCGTCTTCCGATTGGGAAAAAATATACGGAAGGAACCGcaaagagagagtgagagagaaattaaagaagttaaaaccaaaataatgaaacggaaaaaaatgtgaaaaaaacGGAGAGgaagaaacaaacaagaagaagaaaaggagagggGAAGAGGCAGTTAGGGTTTTATAAGAAAGTGGAAAAcacagtgagagagagagattttggtggtggtggagaacAGGGGAGAGAGGTGGGGGAGAAAAGGACGTGATGATTGGTCGGCTAAGCTAAGAAGACATGAGGCGCCGACTTTCCATTCCTTTgtctttcccttttctttctctctctctctctcccctcctcttctttctttgccttttgcttttcttttcttctctttatcGCTTCCTTTTCTTcgcttttggtttttttggaaaaatttctaattaaaaagaaggattacattttttcttgtcaataaAAGAGAGTGATGACATTTGACACATGTTTGTGTTATGGTTGAGTGGCAAAAGAACACATTTTTAGTATGTgtgatattttttaataagtaTTTGAAGTGAAGGGTTTGttacatatttttaattttgagcgTTGAATTGTATTCATTAAATGTGTTAGTAGTCTTTTAGATGTAATCCACCAACCGAGATTAGAAGTATGTAACCAATCCTtaacttaaatacttattAAAAAATGCTCCCTTAGTATGAAGTCAATGGCGGACCTATGAAGAGGCTCTTAGTGCTAGTTTTGTACTTTAGTCTTTATTGTACAACAAAATTCACTACAATTAAATATTAGCCCGCTTATCTTTTAGAATTCtataatttttctcaaaaaaataagaaaaatgagtgctacaaaaaaaaacatatatatatatatatatatatttcattacATTATTAAACCATTGAGGTAAAAGACTCATTAATGTGGtttggagcaattgctccTTCAAAAAATATCTTAAGTTCGAGTCATAGCATTCGTGTAGTGTGTGAGAGTTTAGTTTGGTGATTCTCGATTCAAATCTCCATAGTACCCACGAAGATTAGTAATCTTCCAACAAATCATTTTGCcgataatataatatttttttctttcaacaattatatatcatGAGATTTGAGTACTCCTGACTTCCTCCAATAAAGTATAAATCAATGTGAAAAAATATAAcgtaaaattatattttattatttaaggCGATGCTAGAAATCAATTACTCTCTCAAATTATGTTAGTCCATGCGTGAGAGTGGGATAGCCTTTCATTGTCCCCCATCTATAACTGTTAACTAGCTTACCTAGCTCATTGCTCCTTATCTCGAAAGACTTGTTTAGTGCCACTGCCACTTTTGTTGAGGAATATTCATGACATCATGCCACACATCTAGAGATATGTTGGAGCAAAATAATCTATATTACTAATTTACTATTAGGATGCTTCTTTTACCAAATTCATCATCAATTATGCATACGGTTCAAACAATACTTTGCTAGGGCACAAACAATCATGAGTGTCTTTGACATGAAAGCATAAATAAGTATATGGagattttttgaattttgtccTAAGAATATACTTTGTCCTCTTTTTTAAATGAAGACATTGATTGCATCCTTACCTAAAACAATGTCTTTATCGTTCATTAGTTGCGAACTTTCTTAGGCGAACTTTCATAATGATTATTGTCGAAACATAACTTGCAAAAGAATTTTAACTAGcagaataatttaaaattctgCACACACATGTAAAATTGTGATTGTTAGAAAAAGATTTTCGTTTAATGAATGTCATTTTACCATGGGTTGAAGCCTTTGTCACTCACACTGTTCAATCTACTTCTGGTCAAGATCTATTTGATTgcttaaaagaaaaggaaaaacaaatgagacaagacAACTACTTAAACCAAACTTCGTTTTGTACTGGTTTAAATAATTAACACAAAAAAAGATACCGTCTATTTTGGTGTTTGAAGATACCAGCAAGATTAGTGctaaaattgacaaaaatgaTGTGTGGTCAAATCATTAGTGCCGCGCATCGCAATGCTTGCAGCTAATAGGTTAGGCAAGTATGACATGAAGGGGGAAGCATAGGGGACGGTGCACTGCACCCCATCAATTATGAATGTTGCAAAATCTAATAAtctttctgaaattttattcaattttattgggttttatTTCACTCTTACGTTGACCTACCCCTCTATAATTGAATTGTAAGTCAAAATATGTTGGTATTTGTCCAATTTAATAACTGAAGGCACAACATTTATAAATTCACTTAGTAATAATAACGTTCagataattaatataatttaaatgGCAACGATGTttaatttaatgaaaaaagactTTTACTTACAGACTATTGATCTCATGGTCAAACTCTTATGATACTTTGGTTCTATGTGTGAGATACcccatttctcttttttaactgtggcccaaaaaaaaaaaacctttaaaTAATTTAGTCCAAAAACATTTATCTTGTGTTCGTATaatcacaaaaaaattgagtagtgatttccccactccaattttatacacttacactccattttataatttttaaaaaaatgtaagttGATAAAATTAGAATAAGGAAATCattacccaaaaaatgaaGGCCATAAGGTCTTATTATACGTATCCAAGTTTCAATTGGGTCCATTGACaaacgaaaagaaaagatgcaaTTGGGTCAAATTAGGCCCAACCACATGACTTGACCCATTTACCCAAAAGATCATTCGGCCACATTTCCCTATTTCTAAGctctaaccctagccccaaaGATTTCATTTTGCATCTAAACCCTTCAGCCGCTTCGCCTCTCTCCATCTCCTCAGCGCCGCACCCTCCTCTTCTCTCTGATCCTCTTCGCAATGGCTGCTGTTGAACCTCCTGCTCCGGCTCCAGTTCCGGCTTCTGCTGCAGTAGAACCCACTTTGCCTCACCACGACGTCAAGCTCTTCAACCGCTGGAGCTTCGACGACGTCCAGGTTCTGATTAATATTATCATTGTTGGTTGATTTTCGTACATGCCTACAATCTGTTTGATTTATTGCCTGTTCGGCCTCGAATTCGTTTTCAGGTGAGTGACATCTCCCTGGCCGATTACGTTGGAGTGGTGCCAGCGAAACACGCCACTTATGTGCCTCACACTGCTGGGAGGTACTCAGTGAAGCGATTCAGGAAGGCCCAGTGCCCCATTGTTGAGAGGCTTACGAACTCTCTTATGATGCACGGAAGAAACAACGGGAAGAAGCTCATGGCTGTCAGGATTATTAGGCACGCCATGGAAATCATCCATTTGCTCACTGACCTCAACCCAATCCAAGTCATTGTTGATGCTGTTGTTAATAGGTCTGTAGGTGGATGCCAATATGTTAAtagttattttgtttatatatattttttttctgggttaatttcatattagcTTACGCTGCTTTCTGATTACATTATGGGCTTTTTGTGTTAATCAGTGGTCCTCGTGAAGATGCCACTCGTATTGGGTCTGCTGGAGTTGTTAGGCGTCAGGCTGTGGATATCTCACCTTTGAGACGTGTTAACCAGGCAATCTATTTGCTTACAACTGGTGCTCGTGAGTCAGCTTTCAGGAACATCAAAACCATTGCTGAATGCTTGGCTGATGAACTGATTAATGCTGCAAAGGGTTCCTCTAACAGGTACTGATCATGGGTTGCTCGTTTATTTTCAAGgctagtttattttttgttatcttCAGTTTgattaaatttgatttattttcctCTGTTTATCTGTAGTTATGCTATCAAGAAGAAGGACGAGATTGAAAGAGTTGCTAAGGCTAACCGTTAAGAGGCTGCAGGAAATGGTGATGCAACAAGGGGAAAGTTTTGTTTGCATTGGTTTATTTACTCTTTTGTTTGGAAACTTTCTGTTTTATAGTTGAACATGTTAGATTTTTATGTCGTATCAGTACCGAATTAGATCAGTCATCCATGTAGTTTGGATCCTAAAATCTTATGTGGTTGAATGTTTTTGGTGACTTAAATTTTGTTTCAGTTATGTTTCATTTCAGAAGTGGAATTGTTGTCTTTCTTTATAGTTTGAAATCTACAATTACCTATTACCCCTCAAGTGTTTTTTTAAGGTTTTTTCTGTTTACAAATTCTTTAGCTCGATTGTTTCATCATACTAGACTGTTGCCCTGTGTCTCAatcttgcatttttatttatttataatcacTTGCATCTGAAGAAGTGATCTGCTGCTGGCATGATGGATTGCTGGTACAGGTTTGTATTGTTAATGCTATGGTCCTCTGGTAGTTAATCATACTAATTGTAATCAAGTCTGGTAGTTAATTATTCATTCATACTAGGCTAGTGAAAGTACTAAATTGGTGATTAGGGTATGATCACTAGAGGTAATAGAAGTTATTTGGGTAACAGTGCAATCACTAGTATAAATGTTATACTATGAACGCCGAAATTCAATAATCAGTCAATTTCATATCTTTAGTTGGAGTACCCATTtaatccaaataaaaaagttggGTCGACTGCAGCTTTATTTACAGAGTACAGCTGTTACTATTCTTTGCTAGATGTTTGTGTGCCTTTAGATCCTCGTATAAGTTAAACGGGAAATGATTTTGTGTGGTTAAACTTTAGTGTTGTAAGAGCAAAACCAAGTGGTCGAAGTTGAAgcatgtttttcttctttatagTTCCTACTATCATTTTCTCATCTCCTAAGTTTCTGCTGTTGAAATGTAATTCAAATATGACAGTGTTGTAACATTGCCCtgttattttgaaaaatgataCCTTTATAGCGACTCTATGGAAATGTAACATTTCTGATATTGACTGACCTGATTGGATATTCTTGATTGTGTGGAGCGATTCCAAATACTGAGAAATACAAAACATTTTATCCCAATACTTATTGTATAAAGTTATTTCAAATACATTGTTTCTTAGTTTTTGTAGTAAATTTAGCATTTTAGTCAAATCCAAATCATGTTTCTCAAAACTCTCCATTCAAATGgagctttatatatattttttctggTTCACAAGAGTACAGTGTGGCATACTCTTATATACGATGAATGTGCAGCTAGGAGAGCAGCTACTTCTGAACTTTCTAACTTCAGCTAGCTGACTGGTTTACTACTGGCTTTCATGTATTTTGGAGAGATACCAACTgaagaagagagggagagctGGACATCtgcaaatttttaaattttatttatttatttatttaaggaaTAGATTATGTGAAGTTTGGGTTCATACGTGTGCCTACGGGTGATTGGCCTATGTCCGTTAGTCATTATATGGTGAGGGCCTTATTTAAGGTCCTTAGATGAAGTCTTTTCTTTCAATTGTTAAATTAGTTAAACTAACTAATTTGATCAAACGGTTAAGAGATATGATCTCGTCTAATGGCTTTATAAGGTCCTTAATATAGAGTTCTACATGTCCATTGAgcgacatttttttttcttttgtctttttaaaaataaataataataaagtaattttaaattaaaattaaatttgtgcTATTTTAGAGTATTTGATGGTAGTGGAAACACCACATAAATTTCTCCCAAAAAAGGGGGGGAAATGAAACTAAAGAGAGCATTCATATAATTGATCTCTTCTTTGACAATTTAGCTAATCTGAAGCAGTATAgctattttatgatttattacCTATGGACATAAATATAATACAGGGTGACGAGAATGAAGGTAGGTTCACCTCACAATGTTGTAAGCGAAGTCGCAATCCAATTATTCAACATCTAATAAAccattatttctttcttctttttcgtacatatatataatatcgTGAATTTGACAGCTCCTCCAACAGCACATCTTTAAAATCTAAATACAATCCAACTTGTCATATTAGGCTGAGTATCACAAATTTCATAATAGCTTTAAATCCAATGTCGGTATTATAGCGACGGTCACCAGTATTCCTCTGCGAATAAttcaacagaaaaaataataatattgtaaGAGTCGCCTTTAGTCGC
The window above is part of the Prunus dulcis chromosome 1, ALMONDv2, whole genome shotgun sequence genome. Proteins encoded here:
- the LOC117631533 gene encoding DIS3-like exonuclease 2 isoform X4 — translated: MKGAVVQAVVDRVEDGEKEKKKKQRRRRSKQNSSTSAASNSANEIRSEVSECLGNGRTSDHVTTPLKQHQFVLHPPYEHGMIKASNFPFSSLPTLHINEQENPEDVQSLENQHSLPCDPGQRVCANSCPESVACGESPGIFILKDFPHHIERYAPRKYFTPHWSMEATNDAIEKGEAFKALFRVNAHNRHEAYCKVDGVPTDVLIDGLAEQNRAVEGDIVVVKVDPLPLWTRMKGSAGTCTSSAPLDDFNLQLENNVVAGYNCKGPIGQSSYDHVAGRYPLPSDSIQAGSPEQNEVRLSVERLCAMINSFPSKRPTGRVVAIVERSPRRDAIVGFLNVKQWISYREFCRKDMRKNKNSSFSNHEYIQMTPIDPRFPKMVVLVRNLPDSIKKRLENGDETIEMELFAARIDEWDEESSAPQAVILNAFGRGCELQPQIEAILFQNAINSSEFSPESLSCLPHLPWEVPQEEFQTRRDLRNLCIFTIDPSTATDLDDALSVDKLSNGIYRVGIHIADVSHFVLPGTPLDEEAQSRSTSVYMSRRKLPMLPPLLSENVGSLNPGIERLAFSIFLDMNHAGDVVDRWIGRTVIRSCCKLSYEHAQDIIDGKFNLESVDIPGNGRPQLHGHFEWFDVLRSVKDLHKISRILKERRFSDGALQLESSKVVILFDEYGVPYDSMHSEQKESNFLVEEFMLLANRTAAEVISRAFPDSALLRRHPEPNLRKLREFEAFCSKHGLELDTSSSGQFQLSLEKIREELKDDCVLFNILMNYATKPMQLAAYFCSGELKDKENDWGHYGLAVPLYTHFTSPLRRYPDILVHRTLSAAIEAEELLLKHWRMLNNFNREDECRMKCFTGIYFDKDAAESYESREALSAASMKHGIPCSELLIDVAAYCNERKLASRHVKDACDKLYMWALLKKKEILLSEARVMGLGPRFMSIYIHKLAVERRIYYDEVEGMMGEWLDATSTLVLTLCSNRRSLRRGSPGKCRALEDVALVARPYDLKAELGAVGNSTNEGAAALDVGVAIHSSNESEIDPLVFPLTLRVLSTIPVVLHAIGGDDGPIDIGARLYMSSYLC
- the LOC117631533 gene encoding DIS3-like exonuclease 2 isoform X2, whose protein sequence is MKGAVVQAVVDRVEDGEKEKKKKQRRRRSKQNSSTSASNSANEIRSEVSECLGNGRTSDHVTTPLKQHQFVLHPPYEHGMIKASNFPFSSLPTLHINEQENPEDVQSLENQHSLPCDPGQRVCANSCPESVACGESPGIFILKDFPHHIERYAPRKYFTPHWSMEATNDAIEKGEAFKALFRVNAHNRHEAYCKVDGVPTDVLIDGLAEQNRAVEGDIVVVKVDPLPLWTRMKGSAGTCTSSAPLDDFNLQLENNVVAGYNCKGKAKVDEVYLYGNDRSSLLPERGSRPEESVGESFHSGPIGQSSYDHVAGRYPLPSDSIQAGSPEQNEVRLSVERLCAMINSFPSKRPTGRVVAIVERSPRRDAIVGFLNVKQWISYREFCRKDMRKNKNSSFSNHEYIQMTPIDPRFPKMVVLVRNLPDSIKKRLENGDETIEMELFAARIDEWDEESSAPQAVILNAFGRGCELQPQIEAILFQNAINSSEFSPESLSCLPHLPWEVPQEEFQTRRDLRNLCIFTIDPSTATDLDDALSVDKLSNGIYRVGIHIADVSHFVLPGTPLDEEAQSRSTSVYMSRRKLPMLPPLLSENVGSLNPGIERLAFSIFLDMNHAGDVVDRWIGRTVIRSCCKLSYEHAQDIIDGKFNLESVDIPGNGRPQLHGHFEWFDVLRSVKDLHKISRILKERRFSDGALQLESSKVVILFDEYGVPYDSMHSEQKESNFLVEEFMLLANRTAAEVISRAFPDSALLRRHPEPNLRKLREFEAFCSKHGLELDTSSSGQFQLSLEKIREELKDDCVLFNILMNYATKPMQLAAYFCSGELKDKENDWGHYGLAVPLYTHFTSPLRRYPDILVHRTLSAAIEAEELLLKHWRMLNNFNREDECRMKCFTGIYFDKDAAESYESREALSAASMKHGIPCSELLIDVAAYCNERKLASRHVKDACDKLYMWALLKKKEILLSEARVMGLGPRFMSIYIHKLAVERRIYYDEVEGMMGEWLDATSTLVLTLCSNRRSLRRGSPGKCRALEDVALVARPYDLKAELGAVGNSTNEGAAALDVGVAIHSSNESEIDPLVFPLTLRVLSTIPVVLHAIGGDDGPIDIGARLYMSSYLC
- the LOC117631533 gene encoding DIS3-like exonuclease 2 isoform X3, coding for MKGAVVQAVVDRVEDGEKEKKKKQRRRRSKQNSSTSAASNSANEIRSEVSECLGNGRTSDHVTTPLKQHQFVLHPPYEHGMIKASNFPFSSLPTLHINEQENPEDVQSLENQHSLPCDPGQRVCANSCPESVACGESPGIFILKDFPHHIERYAPRKYFTPHWSMEATNDAIEKGEAFKALFRVNAHNRHEAYCKVDGVPTDVLIDGLAEQNRAVEGDIVVVKVDPLPLWTRMKGSAGTCTSSAPLDDFNLQLENNVVAGYNCKGKAKVDEVYLYGNDRSSLLPERGSRPEESVGESFHSGPIGQSSYDHVAGRYPLPSDSIQAGSPEQNEVRLSVERLCAMINSFPSKRPTGRVVAIVERSPRRDAIVGFLNVKQWISYREFCRKDMRKNKNSSFSNHEYIQMTPIDPRFPKMVVLVRNLPDSIKKRLENGDETIEMELFAARIDEWDEESSAPQAVILNAFGRGCELQPQIEAILFQNAINSSEFSPESLSCLPHLPWEVPQEEFQTRRDLRNLCIFTIDPSTATDLDDALSVDKLSNGIYRVGIHIADVSHFVLPGTPLDEEAQSRSTSVYMSRRKLPMLPPLLSENVGSLNPGIERLAFSIFLDMNHAGDVVDRWIGRTVIRSCCKLSYEHAQDIIDGKFNLESVDIPGNGRPQLHGHFEWFDVLRSVKDLHKISRILKERRFSDGALQLESSKVVILFDEYGVPYDSMHSEQKESNFLVEEFMLLANRTAAEVISRAFPDSALLRRHPEPNLRKLREFEAFCSKHGLELDTSSSGQFQLSLEKIREELKDDCVLFNILMNYATKPMQLAAYFCSGELKDKENDWGHYGLAVPLYTHFTSPLRRYPDILVHRTLSAAIEAEELLLKHWRMLNNFNREDECRMKCFTGIYFDKDAAESYESREALSAASMKHGIPCSELLIDVAAYCNERKLASRHVKDACDKLYMWALLKKKEVERRIYYDEVEGMMGEWLDATSTLVLTLCSNRRSLRRGSPGKCRALEDVALVARPYDLKAELGAVGNSTNEGAAALDVGVAIHSSNESEIDPLVFPLTLRVLSTIPVVLHAIGGDDGPIDIGARLYMSSYLC
- the LOC117631533 gene encoding DIS3-like exonuclease 2 isoform X1 — its product is MKGAVVQAVVDRVEDGEKEKKKKQRRRRSKQNSSTSAASNSANEIRSEVSECLGNGRTSDHVTTPLKQHQFVLHPPYEHGMIKASNFPFSSLPTLHINEQENPEDVQSLENQHSLPCDPGQRVCANSCPESVACGESPGIFILKDFPHHIERYAPRKYFTPHWSMEATNDAIEKGEAFKALFRVNAHNRHEAYCKVDGVPTDVLIDGLAEQNRAVEGDIVVVKVDPLPLWTRMKGSAGTCTSSAPLDDFNLQLENNVVAGYNCKGKAKVDEVYLYGNDRSSLLPERGSRPEESVGESFHSGPIGQSSYDHVAGRYPLPSDSIQAGSPEQNEVRLSVERLCAMINSFPSKRPTGRVVAIVERSPRRDAIVGFLNVKQWISYREFCRKDMRKNKNSSFSNHEYIQMTPIDPRFPKMVVLVRNLPDSIKKRLENGDETIEMELFAARIDEWDEESSAPQAVILNAFGRGCELQPQIEAILFQNAINSSEFSPESLSCLPHLPWEVPQEEFQTRRDLRNLCIFTIDPSTATDLDDALSVDKLSNGIYRVGIHIADVSHFVLPGTPLDEEAQSRSTSVYMSRRKLPMLPPLLSENVGSLNPGIERLAFSIFLDMNHAGDVVDRWIGRTVIRSCCKLSYEHAQDIIDGKFNLESVDIPGNGRPQLHGHFEWFDVLRSVKDLHKISRILKERRFSDGALQLESSKVVILFDEYGVPYDSMHSEQKESNFLVEEFMLLANRTAAEVISRAFPDSALLRRHPEPNLRKLREFEAFCSKHGLELDTSSSGQFQLSLEKIREELKDDCVLFNILMNYATKPMQLAAYFCSGELKDKENDWGHYGLAVPLYTHFTSPLRRYPDILVHRTLSAAIEAEELLLKHWRMLNNFNREDECRMKCFTGIYFDKDAAESYESREALSAASMKHGIPCSELLIDVAAYCNERKLASRHVKDACDKLYMWALLKKKEILLSEARVMGLGPRFMSIYIHKLAVERRIYYDEVEGMMGEWLDATSTLVLTLCSNRRSLRRGSPGKCRALEDVALVARPYDLKAELGAVGNSTNEGAAALDVGVAIHSSNESEIDPLVFPLTLRVLSTIPVVLHAIGGDDGPIDIGARLYMSSYLC
- the LOC117631533 gene encoding DIS3-like exonuclease 2 isoform X5, whose amino-acid sequence is MIKASNFPFSSLPTLHINEQENPEDVQSLENQHSLPCDPGQRVCANSCPESVACGESPGIFILKDFPHHIERYAPRKYFTPHWSMEATNDAIEKGEAFKALFRVNAHNRHEAYCKVDGVPTDVLIDGLAEQNRAVEGDIVVVKVDPLPLWTRMKGSAGTCTSSAPLDDFNLQLENNVVAGYNCKGKAKVDEVYLYGNDRSSLLPERGSRPEESVGESFHSGPIGQSSYDHVAGRYPLPSDSIQAGSPEQNEVRLSVERLCAMINSFPSKRPTGRVVAIVERSPRRDAIVGFLNVKQWISYREFCRKDMRKNKNSSFSNHEYIQMTPIDPRFPKMVVLVRNLPDSIKKRLENGDETIEMELFAARIDEWDEESSAPQAVILNAFGRGCELQPQIEAILFQNAINSSEFSPESLSCLPHLPWEVPQEEFQTRRDLRNLCIFTIDPSTATDLDDALSVDKLSNGIYRVGIHIADVSHFVLPGTPLDEEAQSRSTSVYMSRRKLPMLPPLLSENVGSLNPGIERLAFSIFLDMNHAGDVVDRWIGRTVIRSCCKLSYEHAQDIIDGKFNLESVDIPGNGRPQLHGHFEWFDVLRSVKDLHKISRILKERRFSDGALQLESSKVVILFDEYGVPYDSMHSEQKESNFLVEEFMLLANRTAAEVISRAFPDSALLRRHPEPNLRKLREFEAFCSKHGLELDTSSSGQFQLSLEKIREELKDDCVLFNILMNYATKPMQLAAYFCSGELKDKENDWGHYGLAVPLYTHFTSPLRRYPDILVHRTLSAAIEAEELLLKHWRMLNNFNREDECRMKCFTGIYFDKDAAESYESREALSAASMKHGIPCSELLIDVAAYCNERKLASRHVKDACDKLYMWALLKKKEILLSEARVMGLGPRFMSIYIHKLAVERRIYYDEVEGMMGEWLDATSTLVLTLCSNRRSLRRGSPGKCRALEDVALVARPYDLKAELGAVGNSTNEGAAALDVGVAIHSSNESEIDPLVFPLTLRVLSTIPVVLHAIGGDDGPIDIGARLYMSSYLC